A single window of Gossypium hirsutum isolate 1008001.06 chromosome A10, Gossypium_hirsutum_v2.1, whole genome shotgun sequence DNA harbors:
- the LOC107897357 gene encoding 30S ribosomal protein S16-2, chloroplastic/mitochondrial, with protein sequence MVVRIRLSRFGCKNKPFYRVMAANSRSPRDGKHLEVLGYYNPLPGQDGGKRMGLNFERVKYWLSVGAQPSEPVQRILFRAGVLPPPPMVAMGRKGGPRDMRPVDPMTGRVLNEEKPVAGNQEKSGNDEAVDESNSA encoded by the exons atggtaGTGAGGATTCGATTGTCTAGGTTCGGATGTAAAAACAAGCCATTTTATAGGGTGATGGCTGCCAATAGCAGATCCCCAAGAGATGGGAAGCATCTTGAGGTCCTTGGTTACTACAATCCTTTGCCAG GCCAAGATGGAGGTAAACGAATGGGTCTTAACTTTGAAAGAGTCAA GTATTGGTTATCAGTTGGGGCACAGCCTTCAGAGCCGGTCCAACGCATCCTTTTCAGGGCTGGAGTATTGCCTCCGCCACCCATGGTGGCAATGGGACGCAAGGGTGGACCGCGTGACATGCGTCCTGTTGATCCTATGACAGGTCGTGTTTTAAATGAAGAGAAACCAGTTGCTGGCAACCAAGAAAAAAGTGGCAATGATGAGGCTGTTGATGAGTCAAACtctgcatga